One window of Trifolium pratense cultivar HEN17-A07 linkage group LG5, ARS_RC_1.1, whole genome shotgun sequence genomic DNA carries:
- the LOC123885178 gene encoding nudix hydrolase 20, chloroplastic-like — protein MFVLTTKSHTLTKMMLMSCKFSSSLSPSHTFPSFSVSATSGTCKLTWDHVLHISESKHVTQQDPSSYLQGYFHKVQLCNRGSDKQSEFLPFVIEGHVVGFIHNRFVEHLRRFNNVFVFTNDGGPVGDCVSLHPLLKTAEERTSAVAYVIEHLGEKYIPHIRNELYPVKSSFDKPTFFSLERAAAPYFGIKAYAIHMSGYVELDGEKHLWIAKRSHSKSTYPGLLDHLVAGGLVSDGIDCRENVVKECEEEAGIPRSISIKAKPVGAISYMDIDGYRYQRYVVFSYDLILPESFEPKNEDGEVDSFKLIPVKQVAEVIRKTQFFKPNCAIGIIDFLFRHGYISPENHGYLDLLRSLIKGDCS, from the exons ATGTTTGTGCTCACAACAAAATCACATACTTTAACCAAAATGATGCTAATGTCATGCAAATTTTCTTCTTCACTCTCACCCTCTCACACTTTTCCCTCCTTTTCTGTTTCAGCCACTTCTGGCACGTGCAAACTCACGTGGGATCATGTTTTACACATTTCTGAATCTAAACATGTCACACAACAAGACCCTTCTTCTTATCTTCAAGGTTACTTCCACAAAGTTCAACTTTGTAACCGTGGTTCT GACAAACAATCTGAATTCCTTCCATTTGTCATTGAGGGTCACGTTGTTGGATTCATTCACAATAG GTTTGTTGAACATTTGAGACGTTTTAACAATGTGTTCGTTTTTACAAATGATGGAGGTCCCGTTGGTGACTGTGTTTCATTGCATCCATTACTGAAGACAGCCGAGGAAAGAACGAGCGCGGTTGCTTATGTAATAGAGCATTTGGGAGAGAAGTATATTCCACATATACGGAATGAG CTATACCCTGTGAAATCATCTTTTGACAAACCCACATTCTTTTCACTGGAACGTGCTGCTGCTCCTTATTTTGGCATTAAG GCTTATGCGATACACATGAGCGGCTATGTTGAGCTAGATGGGGAGAAGCACTTATGGATAGCGAAGAGAAGTCACTCGAAATCCACATATCCTGGATTGCTTGATCATCTAGTTGCAGGAGGACTGGTTT CCGATGGAATTGATTGTCGGGAAAATGTTGTAAAGGAATGTGAAGAGGAAGCAGGAATTCCCAGGTCCATCTCTATTAA AGCTAAACCTGTTGGTGCTATCTCATATATGGACATCGACGGATATAGATACCAGCGATATGTTGTATTCAGCTATGATTTGATACTTCCTGAAAGTTTTGAACCAAAAAATGAAG atgGAGAAGTTGATAGCTTCAAGTTAATCCCTGTCAAGCAAGTCGCAGAAGTCATACGCAAGACACaatttttcaaaccaaattGCGCTATCGGGATCATTGACTTCCTGTTTCGACACGG ATACATAAGTCCTGAAAATCATGGATATTTGGATCTCCTGAGAAGCTTAATAAAAGGAGATTGCTCCTAA
- the LOC123887018 gene encoding nudix hydrolase 20, chloroplastic-like isoform X1: MFVLPKSHTLTKMMQMSCKFATSLPFYKPFSSSLSPSHTFPSFSVSATAGTCKLTWDHVLHISESKHVTQQQDPSSYLHGYFQKVQLCNRGSDKQSEFLPFAIEGNVVGFIHNRFVEHLRGFSDVFIFPKDSGPFGDCVSLHPLLKTADERTSAVGYVIEHLGEEHIPGIRNELYPVKSSFDKPIFFSLERAAAPYFGIKAYGIHMSGYVELDGEKHLWIAKRSHSKSTYPGMLDHLVAGGLPHGIDCQENVVKECEEEAGIPRSISIKAKPVGAVSYMDIDGYRYKRDVLFCYDLILPESFVPKNEDGEVESFKLIPVKQVAEVIRTTQFFKPNCAIVIIDFLFRHGYISPENHGYLNLLRSLREGDCS, from the exons ATGTTTGTGCTCCCAAAATCACATACTTTAACCAAAATGATGCAAATGTCATGCAAATTTGCTACATCCTTACCCTTCTACAAACCCTTTTCTTCTTCACTCTCACCCTCTCACACTTTTCCCTCCTTTTCTGTTTCAGCCACTGCTGGCACGTGCAAACTCACGTGGGATCATGTTCTACATATTTCTGAATCTAAACATGTCACACAACAACAAGACCCTTCTTCTTATCTTCATGGTTATTTCCAAAAAGTTCAACTTTGTAATCGTGGTTCT GACAAACAATCTGAATTCCTTCCATTTGCCATTGAGGGAAATGTTGTCGGATTCATTCACAATAG GTTTGTTGAGCATTTGAGAGGCTTTAGTGATGTGTTCATTTTTCCTAAAGACAGTGGTCCCTTTGGTGACTGCGTTTCATTGCATCCATTACTGAAGACAGCTGACGAAAGAACCAGCGCAGTTGGTTATGTAATAGAGCATTTGGGAGAGGAGCATATTCCAGGTATAAGGAATGAG CTATACCCAGTGAAATCATCATTTGACAAACCTATTTTCTTTTCACTGGAACGCGCTGCTGCTCCTTATTTTGGCATTAAG GCTTATGGAATCCATATGAGTGGATATGTTGAGCTGGATGGAGAGAAGCACCTATGGATAGCGAAGAGAAGTCACTCGAAATCCACATATCCTGGAATGCTTGATCATCTTGTTGCCGGAGGACTG CCACATGGAATTGATTGTCAGGAAAATGTTGTAAAGGAATGTGAAGAGGAAGCTGGAATTCCCAGGTCCATCTCTATTAA AGCTAAACCTGTTGGTGCTGTCTCATATATGGACATCGACGGATATAGATACAAGAGAGATGTTCTATTCTGCTATGATTTGATACTTCCGGAAagttttgtaccaaaaaatgaAG ATGGAGAAGTTGAAAGCTTCAAATTGATCCCTGTTAAGCAAGTTGCAGAAGTTATTCGCACGACACaatttttcaaaccaaattGCGCTATCGTGATCATTGATTTCCTGTTTCGACACGG ATACATAAGTCCTGAAAATCATGGATATTTGAATCTCCTGAGAAGCTTAAGAGAAGGAGATTGCTCCTGA
- the LOC123887018 gene encoding nudix hydrolase 20, chloroplastic-like isoform X2 has product MFVLPKSHTLTKMMQMSCKFATSLPFYKPFSSSLSPSHTFPSFSVSATAGTCKLTWDHVLHISESKHVTQQQDPSSYLHGYFQKVQLCNRGSDKQSEFLPFAIEGNVVGFIHNRFVEHLRGFSDVFIFPKDSGPFGDCVSLHPLLKTADERTSAVGYVIEHLGEEHIPGIRNELYPVKSSFDKPIFFSLERAAAPYFGIKAYGIHMSGYVELDGEKHLWIAKRSHSKSTYPGMLDHLVAGGLPHGIDCQENVVKECEEEAGIPRAKPVGAVSYMDIDGYRYKRDVLFCYDLILPESFVPKNEDGEVESFKLIPVKQVAEVIRTTQFFKPNCAIVIIDFLFRHGYISPENHGYLNLLRSLREGDCS; this is encoded by the exons ATGTTTGTGCTCCCAAAATCACATACTTTAACCAAAATGATGCAAATGTCATGCAAATTTGCTACATCCTTACCCTTCTACAAACCCTTTTCTTCTTCACTCTCACCCTCTCACACTTTTCCCTCCTTTTCTGTTTCAGCCACTGCTGGCACGTGCAAACTCACGTGGGATCATGTTCTACATATTTCTGAATCTAAACATGTCACACAACAACAAGACCCTTCTTCTTATCTTCATGGTTATTTCCAAAAAGTTCAACTTTGTAATCGTGGTTCT GACAAACAATCTGAATTCCTTCCATTTGCCATTGAGGGAAATGTTGTCGGATTCATTCACAATAG GTTTGTTGAGCATTTGAGAGGCTTTAGTGATGTGTTCATTTTTCCTAAAGACAGTGGTCCCTTTGGTGACTGCGTTTCATTGCATCCATTACTGAAGACAGCTGACGAAAGAACCAGCGCAGTTGGTTATGTAATAGAGCATTTGGGAGAGGAGCATATTCCAGGTATAAGGAATGAG CTATACCCAGTGAAATCATCATTTGACAAACCTATTTTCTTTTCACTGGAACGCGCTGCTGCTCCTTATTTTGGCATTAAG GCTTATGGAATCCATATGAGTGGATATGTTGAGCTGGATGGAGAGAAGCACCTATGGATAGCGAAGAGAAGTCACTCGAAATCCACATATCCTGGAATGCTTGATCATCTTGTTGCCGGAGGACTG CCACATGGAATTGATTGTCAGGAAAATGTTGTAAAGGAATGTGAAGAGGAAGCTGGAATTCCCAG AGCTAAACCTGTTGGTGCTGTCTCATATATGGACATCGACGGATATAGATACAAGAGAGATGTTCTATTCTGCTATGATTTGATACTTCCGGAAagttttgtaccaaaaaatgaAG ATGGAGAAGTTGAAAGCTTCAAATTGATCCCTGTTAAGCAAGTTGCAGAAGTTATTCGCACGACACaatttttcaaaccaaattGCGCTATCGTGATCATTGATTTCCTGTTTCGACACGG ATACATAAGTCCTGAAAATCATGGATATTTGAATCTCCTGAGAAGCTTAAGAGAAGGAGATTGCTCCTGA
- the LOC123885715 gene encoding strigolactone esterase D14-like, with the protein MEPNTKPNMLENHNLLSFHLNAKIQGTGTETIVFAHGYGTDQSIWDKITPYFTEKNCRIVLFDWPFSGYVKDENLYDPLKYSSLEGFADDLITLLDQMELKVVTFVGHSMSGMIGCLASIKRPQLFKRLILLGASPRYINTDDYEGGFTTSEIENLLKNIESNYENWISTFSLNVVDPNDEPSVNKFRECLKRMRNEVPLSLARTVFCNDYRDILEKVETPCTIIQSSSDIVVPYSVALYMEKKIKGKVTLEVIDTIGHFPQLTSPLQLVDVLKGVLGFDLS; encoded by the exons atggaaccaaacacaaaaccaaacatgtTAGAAAACCATAACcttctttcatttcatttgaaTGCTAAAATCCAAGGAACAGGAACAGAAACAATAGTTTTTGCTCATGGTTATGGAACAGACCAATCTATATGGGACAAAATCACACCTTATTTTACTGAAAAAAACTGTAGAATTGTTCTGTTTGATTGGCCTTTTTCTGGTTATGTTAAAGATGAAAATCTTTATGACCCTTTAAAGTACTCTTCTTTAGAAGGTTTTGCTGATGATTTAATCACTTTATTGGATCAAATGGAGCTTAAAGTTGTTACCTTTGTTGGTCATTCTATGTCTGGTATGATTGGTTGCTTAGCTTCCATTAAAAGACCTCAACTTTTCAAGAGGCTTATTCTTCTTGGTGCTTCTCCAAG ATATATAAATACAGATGATTATGAAGGAGGCTTTACAACTTCAGAAATTGAGAATTTATTGAAGAATATTGAATCCAACTATGAAAATTGGATTTCTACTTTTTCCTTAAATGTAGTGGATCCAAATGATGAACCATCAGTTAACAAATTCAGAGAGTGTTTGAAAAGAATGAGAAATGAAGTTCCATTGTCCTTAGCAAGGACAGTGTTTTGCAATGACTATAGAGATATACTTGAGAAAGTTGAAACTCCATGCACAATTATTCAATCTTCTAGTGACATTGTTGTTCCATATAGTGTAGCACTTTATATGGAGAAGAAAATTAAAGGGAAAGTTACATTGGAGGTAATTGATACTATTGGACATTTTCCTCAACTAACTTCTCCACTTCAGCTTGTTGATGTGCTTAAGGGTGTTTTAGGGTTTGATCTATCTTGA